The proteins below come from a single Campylobacter sp. CCUG 57310 genomic window:
- a CDS encoding ribonucleotide-diphosphate reductase subunit beta, producing the protein MERKRIYNPSSDETLTDRRVFNGNPHGILNFTKAKYQWALKLWDLMEANTWFPKEVDTTDDVRDYTYNLTEAEKRMYDLVWSQLISMDSFQTNNLADNINPYITAPEINACLARQAYEEANHSKSYAVMVEAICDNTDLIYEMEKHDDVLREKNDYISSVYEELAGEVTDEKLLLAMVANQILEGIYFYSGFMAIYALARAGKMLGSAQMIRFIQRDEITHLLLFQNMINSVRNERPDLFTPEIEAKIYDMFKKAGELEIKWGKYITQNQIMGLTGEIIEEYIHYLIDQRLVAIKLNKIYNASHPIKWVDDFAKFNDQKANFFEGKVTNYSKGSLSFDDF; encoded by the coding sequence ATGGAAAGAAAAAGAATTTACAACCCGAGTTCAGATGAAACGCTAACCGACAGGCGCGTTTTTAACGGTAATCCGCACGGAATTTTAAATTTCACCAAAGCCAAATACCAATGGGCGCTTAAGCTTTGGGATCTGATGGAAGCTAATACTTGGTTTCCAAAAGAGGTCGATACAACCGATGACGTGCGCGACTACACATACAACCTAACCGAAGCCGAAAAGCGCATGTATGATCTGGTTTGGAGCCAGCTTATCTCGATGGACAGCTTTCAGACAAACAACCTCGCAGACAACATCAACCCATATATCACGGCTCCTGAAATCAACGCGTGTCTAGCGCGCCAAGCGTATGAGGAGGCAAACCACTCTAAATCTTACGCTGTTATGGTTGAAGCGATTTGCGATAATACCGATCTTATCTACGAGATGGAAAAGCACGATGATGTATTGCGCGAGAAAAACGACTACATCTCAAGCGTATACGAAGAGCTTGCGGGAGAGGTTACCGATGAAAAGCTCTTGCTTGCGATGGTGGCAAATCAAATTTTAGAAGGAATTTATTTTTACAGCGGATTTATGGCGATTTATGCATTGGCTCGTGCGGGCAAAATGCTTGGAAGCGCGCAGATGATTAGATTTATTCAGCGCGACGAAATCACCCACCTGCTGCTCTTTCAAAACATGATAAATTCGGTTCGAAACGAGCGCCCGGATCTCTTTACGCCTGAAATCGAGGCTAAAATTTATGATATGTTCAAAAAAGCCGGTGAGCTTGAGATAAAGTGGGGTAAATACATCACTCAAAATCAGATAATGGGGCTAACGGGCGAGATAATCGAAGAGTACATCCACTATCTAATCGATCAGCGCCTAGTAGCGATCAAGCTAAACAAAATTTACAACGCTTCACATCCGATAAAATGGGTTGATGACTTTGCTAAATTTAACGATCAAAAGGCGAATTTCTTTGAAGGAAAAGTCACAAACTACTCAAAAGGAAGCTTGAGTTTTGACGATTTCTAA
- a CDS encoding carbon-nitrogen hydrolase family protein, producing MTISNEICELNLVPVTLFAKDYEGRLKELANFIKNTPSNSLILASELCISGYDFDGLLKSKNDTSMLDKLDSELVKKLKEALEADKFLGFTHLTSFKHEDEAKKQSQKSQQRTKIYNEFLLLNSAEIFHKQAKHKLFKPNLEDEKFDAGGEDGIRIFEFYNIKIGVLICFELRFAEFWVKLQECDIILAPAMWGKAREEAYMTLCKALAIVNNCFVVASSSLDLEFSGVFLPSGEFKKEVKFDKNLIVKARQSIGK from the coding sequence TTGACGATTTCTAACGAAATTTGTGAACTGAATTTAGTTCCCGTTACGCTTTTTGCAAAGGATTATGAAGGCAGACTGAAAGAATTGGCAAATTTTATTAAAAACACGCCTTCAAATTCGCTCATTTTAGCTAGTGAGCTTTGTATAAGCGGATATGATTTTGACGGTCTTTTAAAGAGTAAAAACGATACAAGCATGCTTGATAAGCTTGATAGCGAGCTTGTAAAAAAGCTTAAAGAAGCGCTTGAGGCGGATAAATTTCTTGGCTTTACGCACTTAACAAGCTTCAAGCACGAAGACGAGGCTAAAAAACAAAGTCAAAAAAGCCAACAAAGAACTAAAATTTATAACGAATTCTTGCTTTTAAATTCGGCTGAAATTTTTCACAAACAAGCCAAACACAAGCTGTTTAAGCCGAATTTAGAAGATGAAAAATTTGACGCAGGAGGTGAAGATGGCATAAGAATTTTTGAGTTTTACAATATAAAGATAGGTGTTTTAATCTGCTTTGAACTTAGATTTGCGGAATTTTGGGTAAAGTTACAAGAGTGTGACATAATCTTAGCGCCCGCAATGTGGGGAAAAGCCAGAGAAGAAGCTTATATGACGCTTTGTAAGGCTTTAGCAATAGTTAATAATTGCTTTGTTGTGGCATCAAGCTCGCTTGATTTGGAATTTAGCGGAGTATTTTTGCCAAGCGGTGAGTTCAAAAAAGAGGTGAAATTTGATAAAAACCTCATCGTAAAAGCTAGGCAAAGCATAGGAAAATAG
- a CDS encoding protein-L-isoaspartate(D-aspartate) O-methyltransferase, which produces MTGLEISKCTIMADEIADELILSPELYKALRQTPRGVFAPVSTHAYKLDAQPISGNQWISSPLTVAKMTLALEADGVDNVLEIGCGSGYQAAILAKLAHRVFSVERIEKLATEAKKRFETLNIKNIHVRYDDGNNGWKSYAPYDRILLSAATESVPQNLFNQLKNGGILVAPIKKGDKQYIVKFQKDDNGNIRETKLDECMFVPLLKGRE; this is translated from the coding sequence ATGACTGGATTAGAAATTTCAAAATGTACTATTATGGCTGACGAGATAGCTGACGAGCTGATATTGTCGCCGGAACTTTATAAAGCACTAAGGCAAACTCCAAGAGGGGTCTTTGCTCCGGTCAGCACGCACGCTTATAAACTTGATGCGCAGCCCATAAGCGGCAATCAGTGGATAAGCTCGCCATTAACGGTTGCCAAGATGACTTTGGCGCTTGAGGCGGACGGTGTTGATAATGTGCTTGAGATAGGATGCGGAAGTGGGTATCAGGCTGCCATTTTGGCAAAGCTGGCTCACAGGGTTTTTAGCGTGGAGAGGATAGAAAAGCTTGCAACCGAAGCCAAAAAGAGGTTCGAAACTCTTAACATCAAAAACATCCACGTTAGATATGATGACGGCAACAACGGCTGGAAAAGCTATGCGCCGTATGATAGAATTTTGCTCTCGGCAGCAACTGAAAGCGTGCCGCAAAATTTGTTTAATCAACTTAAAAATGGCGGAATTTTGGTTGCTCCAATCAAAAAAGGAGATAAACAATACATCGTCAAATTTCAAAAAGACGACAATGGAAATATCCGCGAAACGAAGCTTGATGAGTGCATGTTTGTGCCGCTTTTAAAAGGCAGAGAGTAA
- the recJ gene encoding single-stranded-DNA-specific exonuclease RecJ, producing the protein MLSKNDIRELLNERFSKDLHKKISEIPTPDALKDIFKGANRIKEAIMREEKIVVVGDYDVDGVIASVIMAEFFDDLGVSKYFVRIPNRFSDGYGLNAQIVEEVRDADLIITVDNGISATEAAEVCKKYKIDLIITDHHMPPEILPDAYAIINPKQKDCPFPNIEICGAQVAWYLVGALKDVLKIEYDMAKFIDLLAIAIIADMMELRDLNRMLVKLGIIKLNSSRRAAFTAIKQFYGKDKFECDDISFLIAPLINSSGRMDDAINSFKFLHTKNIDEANLYLDMIVDFNNSRKEEERMLYECSLKDVKEDENIIVTWGKDWHEGVIGIVASRLAKHFKKPAIVFSIDENRAKGSARSVGKVDILSLIAKHEELLSGYGGHKGAAGIVIDPCNLEAFKTAINQACFLMDMHDFVSSDELLGEIRASEIDFELLEILEFFEPYGQKNPRPLFRLNEVIVKNKKLIGREQNHLKLILQKEGKSFEALFFNFDRQPHIGDSINLVVSVSKNSFRGLITPQLLVKEIV; encoded by the coding sequence ATGTTAAGTAAAAATGACATAAGGGAGTTACTGAACGAACGTTTTAGCAAGGATTTGCATAAAAAGATTTCAGAAATTCCCACGCCTGACGCGTTAAAAGATATCTTTAAGGGCGCAAATCGCATAAAAGAGGCGATAATGCGCGAAGAAAAGATCGTCGTAGTGGGTGATTACGACGTGGACGGAGTTATCGCAAGTGTCATCATGGCTGAATTTTTCGATGATTTAGGGGTTAGTAAATATTTCGTGCGCATACCAAATCGCTTTAGCGACGGATACGGCTTAAATGCGCAAATCGTTGAAGAGGTGAGAGATGCAGACCTCATCATAACAGTTGATAACGGTATCTCTGCGACCGAAGCGGCTGAGGTTTGTAAAAAATACAAAATCGATCTAATCATAACAGATCATCACATGCCGCCTGAAATTTTGCCCGATGCTTACGCGATCATAAATCCAAAGCAAAAAGACTGCCCTTTCCCAAATATCGAAATTTGCGGCGCGCAAGTGGCTTGGTATCTGGTGGGTGCGCTAAAGGACGTGCTAAAGATTGAATACGATATGGCGAAATTTATCGATCTTTTAGCGATTGCGATAATTGCGGATATGATGGAGTTAAGGGATCTAAACCGCATGCTCGTTAAGCTTGGCATAATCAAGCTAAATTCATCTCGTAGAGCAGCATTTACGGCGATTAAACAGTTTTACGGCAAGGATAAATTTGAGTGCGATGATATAAGTTTTCTCATCGCTCCTCTTATAAATTCCTCAGGAAGAATGGATGATGCGATAAATTCGTTTAAATTCTTACATACCAAAAACATAGACGAAGCCAACTTATATCTTGACATGATCGTTGATTTTAACAACTCTCGCAAAGAAGAGGAGAGAATGCTTTATGAGTGCTCGTTAAAAGATGTAAAAGAGGATGAAAATATCATCGTAACATGGGGCAAGGACTGGCACGAAGGCGTTATCGGCATAGTCGCAAGTCGCCTTGCAAAGCACTTTAAAAAGCCTGCGATCGTCTTTAGTATAGATGAAAACCGTGCAAAAGGAAGTGCAAGAAGTGTCGGCAAGGTCGATATACTCTCTCTTATCGCAAAGCATGAAGAGCTTTTAAGCGGATACGGCGGGCACAAAGGCGCTGCCGGTATAGTGATAGATCCTTGCAACCTAGAAGCCTTTAAAACGGCGATAAATCAGGCTTGCTTTTTAATGGATATGCATGATTTTGTTAGCTCCGATGAGCTTTTAGGGGAGATAAGGGCTAGCGAGATTGACTTTGAATTGCTTGAAATTTTGGAATTTTTCGAGCCTTACGGACAGAAAAATCCGCGTCCGCTCTTTAGGCTAAACGAGGTCATCGTCAAAAACAAAAAGCTTATCGGCAGAGAGCAAAACCACTTAAAGCTTATCTTGCAAAAAGAAGGCAAGAGCTTTGAAGCGCTGTTTTTTAACTTCGATAGGCAGCCTCACATCGGAGATAGCATAAATTTAGTCGTTTCGGTCTCTAAAAACTCGTTTCGCGGACTTATCACGCCGCAACTTTTAGTTAAAGAGATAGTTTGA
- a CDS encoding CTP synthase gives MDKSRQKKLREETKYIFITGGVLSSLGKGIAAASIGTLLKNTGLKVSILKADPYINVDPGTMSPLEHGEVFVTDDGAETDLDLGHYERFLDESLSQDNNFTTGRVYSSVIEKERRGDYLGKTIQVIPHIVGEIVDRIKKAGEGQDILIVEIGGTVGDIEGLPFLEAIRALRVEVGRKRAMNIHLTLVPYIKVAGELKTKPTQHSVGELRRIGISPDMIICRSEQPLNRELKDKIASSCGVEKNCVIESVDSQSIYQIPLTFLNQDILSPIAEILNLGELEVNMKNWDSLVKRIIAPTKETTIAFVGKYVDLKESYKSLTESIIHAGANLDARVNLKWIDSEKIEAENVEELLKDVDGVLVAGGFGERGVSGKMQAIKFARENKIPYLGICLGMQLAMIEFAKNVLHLEGANSVEFDKECINPIIYLIDSFIDANGEKQIRTHQSPIGGTMRLGAYSCEIKKDSLLSEIYGGAKEVKERHRHRYEANPKYRGEFEKAGLIVSGESDGLIEVVELNSHPWFVGVQFHPEFTSRLTNPNAVILNFIDASIKNHVK, from the coding sequence ATGGATAAATCTCGGCAAAAAAAGCTACGTGAAGAGACGAAGTATATATTTATCACAGGTGGCGTGCTTAGCTCGCTTGGCAAGGGCATAGCGGCAGCCAGTATAGGAACTCTGCTTAAAAATACGGGGCTTAAAGTAAGCATACTCAAAGCCGATCCTTATATCAACGTAGATCCGGGCACTATGAGTCCGCTTGAGCACGGAGAAGTCTTTGTAACCGATGACGGAGCCGAGACCGATCTTGATTTGGGGCACTATGAGCGCTTTTTGGATGAGAGCTTAAGCCAGGATAATAACTTCACCACAGGTCGAGTTTATAGCTCGGTTATAGAAAAGGAGCGCAGAGGCGATTATCTTGGCAAAACTATCCAAGTTATCCCTCATATCGTAGGCGAGATCGTTGATCGTATCAAAAAAGCCGGCGAAGGGCAAGATATCCTCATCGTTGAGATAGGCGGAACGGTCGGAGACATCGAGGGATTGCCGTTCCTTGAGGCGATTCGTGCGCTTAGAGTCGAAGTGGGTCGTAAGCGCGCTATGAATATCCACCTAACGCTGGTGCCATATATCAAGGTTGCGGGCGAGCTTAAAACAAAGCCGACTCAGCACAGCGTAGGCGAACTTCGCCGCATAGGCATAAGTCCTGATATGATAATTTGCAGAAGCGAACAGCCGCTAAACCGCGAGCTGAAAGACAAGATCGCGTCAAGCTGCGGTGTCGAGAAAAACTGCGTTATCGAAAGCGTTGATAGCCAAAGCATCTATCAAATTCCGCTTACGTTTTTAAACCAAGATATACTAAGCCCAATAGCTGAAATTTTAAATCTGGGCGAGCTTGAAGTAAACATGAAAAACTGGGATAGTCTCGTTAAGCGCATAATAGCGCCTACAAAAGAGACTACCATAGCCTTTGTCGGTAAATACGTCGATCTTAAAGAGAGCTACAAAAGCCTTACGGAAAGCATAATTCACGCGGGCGCAAATTTGGACGCAAGAGTGAATTTAAAGTGGATTGATAGCGAAAAAATCGAGGCTGAAAATGTTGAAGAACTGCTAAAAGACGTTGACGGCGTGCTTGTTGCAGGCGGATTTGGCGAGCGCGGAGTAAGCGGCAAGATGCAAGCGATAAAATTTGCTCGTGAAAACAAAATCCCGTATCTTGGAATTTGCCTTGGTATGCAGCTTGCGATGATAGAATTTGCAAAAAATGTGCTTCATTTGGAAGGAGCGAATTCGGTTGAATTTGATAAAGAGTGCATAAATCCCATAATCTATCTGATCGATAGCTTCATAGACGCAAACGGCGAAAAGCAAATTCGCACTCACCAAAGCCCGATCGGAGGCACGATGAGGCTTGGAGCTTACAGCTGTGAGATAAAGAAGGATTCGCTTTTAAGCGAGATTTACGGCGGAGCAAAAGAGGTAAAAGAGCGTCACAGACATCGCTACGAAGCCAATCCGAAATATAGAGGCGAATTTGAAAAAGCGGGACTTATCGTAAGCGGAGAGAGCGACGGACTAATCGAAGTTGTCGAGCTAAACTCTCATCCTTGGTTTGTAGGCGTGCAGTTTCACCCTGAATTTACATCTCGCCTAACCAACCCAAATGCAGTGATTTTGAATTTTATCGACGCGTCGATAAAAAATCATGTTAAGTAA
- a CDS encoding DUF4492 domain-containing protein, with the protein MIKKQLKNISDLYMDGFKNMKVGKSLWLIIAIKLVIMFGILKVFVFDENLNTKFKSDEEKTNFVILNLTKE; encoded by the coding sequence ATGATTAAAAAACAGCTAAAAAATATATCCGATTTATACATGGACGGCTTTAAAAATATGAAAGTCGGCAAGAGCTTATGGCTAATAATTGCCATCAAACTCGTGATAATGTTTGGAATCTTAAAAGTATTCGTTTTTGATGAAAATTTAAATACAAAATTTAAGAGCGATGAAGAGAAAACCAACTTCGTTATCTTAAATTTGACAAAGGAATAA
- a CDS encoding cytochrome ubiquinol oxidase subunit I yields MQELASVDWSRAQFALTAIYHFLFVPLTLGLSFIIAIMETIYVKTGSAEWKNITKFWLKLFGINFAIGVATGIIMEFEFGTNWANYSWFVGDIFGAPLAIEGLLAFFLESTFFAVMFFGWDKVSKKFHLISTWLVAIGSNLSALWILIANGWMQYPVGMKFNPDTARMEMQDFFAVALSPVGIIKFLHTVTSGYVISALFVIGISAWFIIKGRHLVMAKKSIIVGASFGLVTCLFLMFSGDESAYQVTKTQPMKLAAMEGLYEGDTRQGIVMAGILTPNKQPGDGQKPFIVDFEVPYMLSLLGKRDINAFIAGIDDLVFGNEKHGIESVESKMKKGKVAVEALREYKEAKKAGDKEAMQIAQNKLEANMNFLGYGYLEKPNDAVPPVGITFYSFHVMVALGSYFLVLFFVVMYLCMANNIENFKKLLWLCVWTIPLGYIAAEAGWIVAEVGRQPWAIQDLMPVGIAATNLGSVNVKISFALFALLFTALLIAEIKIMLRQIKIGFENHA; encoded by the coding sequence ATGCAAGAGCTTGCATCGGTTGATTGGTCCAGAGCGCAGTTTGCACTGACTGCAATCTATCACTTTTTATTTGTTCCGCTAACGCTTGGGCTTAGCTTTATCATCGCTATTATGGAGACGATCTACGTAAAAACGGGAAGTGCTGAGTGGAAAAACATCACCAAATTTTGGCTTAAACTATTTGGTATAAATTTCGCCATCGGTGTAGCAACAGGTATCATCATGGAGTTTGAATTCGGTACGAACTGGGCGAACTACAGCTGGTTTGTCGGCGACATATTCGGCGCTCCGCTTGCTATCGAGGGCTTACTTGCATTTTTCCTTGAAAGTACGTTTTTTGCGGTGATGTTTTTTGGCTGGGATAAGGTTAGTAAGAAATTTCACCTCATCTCAACATGGCTTGTAGCTATCGGCTCAAATTTAAGCGCACTTTGGATTTTAATAGCTAACGGCTGGATGCAGTATCCTGTGGGGATGAAATTTAACCCCGACACCGCCAGAATGGAGATGCAAGACTTCTTTGCCGTTGCGCTAAGCCCTGTGGGTATCATCAAATTTCTTCATACGGTTACGAGCGGTTACGTGATATCCGCGCTTTTTGTTATCGGAATTTCGGCCTGGTTTATCATCAAAGGCAGACACCTTGTCATGGCCAAAAAAAGCATCATCGTGGGCGCAAGCTTCGGGCTTGTAACATGCCTATTTTTGATGTTTAGTGGCGATGAAAGCGCGTATCAGGTTACAAAAACTCAGCCGATGAAGCTTGCTGCGATGGAAGGACTTTATGAAGGAGATACAAGGCAAGGTATCGTGATGGCGGGAATTTTAACGCCAAACAAGCAGCCGGGAGACGGACAAAAGCCTTTTATTGTAGATTTTGAAGTGCCTTACATGCTCTCGCTTCTTGGCAAACGCGATATCAACGCATTTATCGCAGGCATTGACGATCTGGTGTTCGGAAACGAAAAACACGGCATAGAAAGCGTTGAAAGCAAAATGAAAAAGGGCAAAGTCGCCGTAGAAGCGCTAAGAGAGTATAAAGAAGCCAAAAAGGCGGGTGATAAAGAGGCTATGCAAATAGCGCAAAATAAGCTTGAAGCAAATATGAATTTCCTCGGATACGGTTACTTAGAAAAGCCGAACGATGCGGTTCCGCCCGTGGGCATTACATTTTACAGCTTTCACGTGATGGTAGCGCTTGGAAGCTATTTCTTGGTGCTATTTTTCGTAGTTATGTATCTGTGTATGGCAAACAATATCGAAAATTTCAAAAAGCTGCTTTGGCTTTGCGTCTGGACGATCCCGCTTGGATACATCGCAGCCGAAGCCGGCTGGATAGTAGCCGAAGTAGGGCGTCAGCCGTGGGCGATACAAGATCTCATGCCTGTGGGTATAGCCGCTACTAATTTAGGAAGCGTAAATGTCAAAATTTCATTTGCGCTCTTTGCTCTGTTATTTACGGCGCTTTTGATAGCCGAGATAAAAATCATGCTTAGACAGATAAAGATAGGATTTGAAAACCATGCTTAG
- a CDS encoding cytochrome d ubiquinol oxidase subunit II, which yields MLSLSHEILQIYWWAIVSLLGGLLVFMMFVQGGQTLIFGLPKSEIQKDMIVNSVGRKWELTFTTLVMFGGACFAAFPLFYATSFGGAYWVWLAILFCFVIQAVSYEYRKKPDNFLGTRTYEIFLFINGSLGVILIGMAVSTFFAGSDFLLNEQNFVQWQTPWRGLEALGNIMLYPLGIAMFFLSRVGGGLYLINNIADDELRANLRKSVLKNTALFLPFFLIFAIWIFTKTGFEYDAQGVVSLVGFKYAMNLIKLPFVTLMMLVGLVLVLYGIYKGAFTSSIYGIVPFGAGVVLVVTGLFLITGLNNTAFYPSFSNLQSSLTIQNASSSHYTLGVMAYVSFLVPFVLGYIFVVWRAMDSRKITQNEIKNDHHAY from the coding sequence ATGCTTAGTTTATCGCACGAAATTTTACAAATTTACTGGTGGGCTATCGTTAGCCTGCTTGGCGGACTTTTGGTATTTATGATGTTCGTTCAAGGCGGTCAGACGCTGATTTTCGGCTTGCCAAAGAGCGAAATTCAAAAAGATATGATAGTAAATTCGGTCGGTCGAAAATGGGAGCTTACATTTACTACGCTTGTTATGTTCGGCGGGGCTTGCTTCGCGGCGTTTCCGCTATTTTACGCGACAAGTTTCGGTGGGGCTTACTGGGTTTGGCTTGCGATACTCTTTTGCTTCGTCATCCAAGCCGTAAGCTACGAGTACCGCAAAAAGCCGGATAATTTTTTAGGAACAAGAACTTATGAAATTTTCCTTTTCATAAACGGCTCTCTTGGCGTTATACTTATCGGAATGGCGGTTAGCACGTTTTTTGCGGGAAGCGATTTTTTATTAAACGAGCAAAATTTCGTCCAGTGGCAAACGCCTTGGCGAGGTCTTGAAGCCCTTGGCAACATCATGCTCTATCCGCTTGGAATCGCTATGTTTTTCCTTTCCAGAGTAGGTGGCGGGCTATACCTGATAAACAATATCGCAGATGATGAATTAAGAGCAAATTTAAGAAAATCGGTGCTTAAAAACACGGCTCTATTTTTACCGTTTTTCCTGATCTTTGCTATCTGGATTTTTACAAAAACGGGCTTTGAATACGATGCGCAAGGTGTGGTAAGCCTAGTCGGATTTAAATACGCAATGAATTTGATAAAACTTCCGTTTGTAACACTCATGATGCTGGTTGGCTTAGTGCTTGTTTTATACGGAATTTATAAAGGGGCATTTACAAGCAGTATCTACGGCATAGTGCCTTTTGGCGCGGGAGTAGTGCTTGTGGTAACGGGGCTATTTTTGATTACCGGACTTAACAACACGGCGTTTTATCCGTCGTTTTCAAATTTGCAAAGCTCGCTTACCATACAAAATGCAAGCTCAAGCCACTATACGCTTGGCGTGATGGCTTATGTAAGCTTTTTAGTGCCGTTTGTGCTTGGATATATATTTGTGGTTTGGCGCGCGATGGATAGTCGCAAGATCACCCAAAACGAGATCAAAAACGATCATCACGCATATTAA